In a genomic window of Urocitellus parryii isolate mUroPar1 chromosome 2, mUroPar1.hap1, whole genome shotgun sequence:
- the Gpr171 gene encoding G-protein coupled receptor 171, with product MMNSSSFCPVYRDLEPFTYFFYLVFLIGIIGSCFAAWAFTQTPTNHRCVSIYLINLLTADFLLTLALPVKIVVDLGVAPWKLRIFHCQVTACLIYINMYLSIIFLAFVSIDRYLQLIHSCKIYRIQEPGFAKMISTVVWLMVLLIMVPNMAIPIKHIREKPNVGCMEFKNEFGRNWHLLTNFICVAIFLNFSAIILISNCLVIRQLYRNRDNENYPNVRRALVSILLVTAGYIVCFLPYHIVRIPYTLSQTEVISDCSTRISLFKAKEATLLLAVSNLCFDPILYYHLSKAFRSKVTETFASPKETKAQKEKTRSENDV from the coding sequence ATGATGAACAGCTCATCCTTCTGTCCAGTTTACAGAGATCTAGAgcctttcacttattttttttatctggTTTTCCTCATTGGAATTATCGGAAGTTGCTTTGCAGCCTGGGCTTTTACACAGACCCCCACAAATCACAGGTGTGTGAGCATCTACCTGATCAACTTGCTTACTGCCGATTTCCTGCTCACTCTGGCATTGCCAGTGAAAATTGTTGTGGACCTGGGTGTGGCGCCATGGAAGCTAAGGATATTCCACTGCCAAGTGACAGCCTGCCTGATCTACATTAACATGTACCTATCCATCATCTTCCTGGCCTTTGTCAGCATTGACCGCTacctccagctgatccacagctGCAAGATCTACCGCATCCAAGAACCTGGATTCGCAAAAATGATCTCCACAGTTGTGTGGCTCATGGTCCTTCTTATAATGGTCCCCAACATGGCAATTCCCATCAAACACATCCGGGAAAAGCCGAATGTAGGCTGcatggaatttaaaaatgaattcggAAGAAACTGGCATTTGCTGACCAACTTCATATGTGTAgcaatatttctgaatttctcaGCCATCATTTTAATATCCAACTGCCTTGTGATTCGACAACTCTACAGAAACAGAGATAATGAAAACTACCCAAACGTGAGACGGGCCCTCGTCAGCATCCTCCTGGTGACGGCGGGCTACATCGTTTGCTTCCTGCCCTACCACATCGTGCGGATCCCGTACACCCTCAGCCAGACGGAGGTCATCTCTGACTGCTCCACCAGGATCTCGCTCTTCAAAGCCAAGGAGGCCACGCTGCTCCTGGCAGTGTCCAACCTGTGCTTTGACCCCATCCTGTACTATCATCTCTCAAAAGCATTCCGCTCTAAGGTCACTGAGACATTTGCCTCACCTAAGGAGACTAAGgcccagaaagaaaaaacaaggtcTGAAAATGATGTGTAA